A stretch of Synechococcus sp. WH 8020 DNA encodes these proteins:
- a CDS encoding ABC transporter substrate-binding protein: MIQHTSHRRRWLALALVSTSLLIGGCRRAAAPEGALQLWTLQLAPKFNTYMEQVIDRWDDGHPDAPVRWTDLPWGSVERKLLAAVFARTAPDVVNLNPPFAANLASKGGLTDLTPLLPPDAAQRYLPSVWRAARDPKAGQIALPWYLTVRLSLVNQKLLQQAGVNAPPRRWEDVPAFARQLRERTGRYGLFVTAVPDDSAELLESMVQMGVVLLDDKQRAGFNSPEGRKAFAFWTDLYREGLLPREVVSQGQRRAIELYQSGELALLASGAEFLRSIQTNAPGVAAVTSPQPPLTGGDGTANVALMTLAVPRQSQRAQEALSFALDLTNGPNQARFAREARVLPSSLEALRQVRSELEAERPATPELAQIREARLLSAKTLERARVLVPATPGVKRLQSIVYTQLQRAMLGQISSEEAVRTAAEQWNRYSEARWP; encoded by the coding sequence ATGATTCAGCACACTTCCCATCGTCGTAGGTGGCTCGCTCTGGCCCTGGTCAGCACGTCGTTGCTGATCGGGGGCTGCCGGCGTGCCGCAGCGCCAGAAGGAGCTCTCCAGCTTTGGACACTGCAATTAGCGCCCAAGTTCAACACCTACATGGAACAGGTGATTGACCGCTGGGACGATGGCCATCCCGATGCACCGGTGCGCTGGACCGACTTGCCTTGGGGCTCGGTGGAACGGAAGCTTCTGGCTGCAGTGTTTGCGCGCACCGCCCCTGATGTGGTGAATCTCAACCCCCCCTTTGCGGCCAATTTGGCAAGCAAGGGGGGGTTGACCGATCTCACGCCGCTGTTGCCACCCGATGCCGCTCAGCGCTATTTGCCTTCGGTGTGGCGTGCGGCACGCGATCCAAAGGCTGGCCAGATCGCCTTGCCCTGGTATCTCACGGTCCGCCTCAGCTTGGTCAACCAGAAGCTTCTGCAACAGGCGGGCGTGAACGCGCCACCTCGTCGATGGGAGGACGTTCCTGCCTTTGCCCGTCAACTTCGAGAGCGAACAGGGCGTTACGGACTCTTTGTCACGGCAGTGCCCGACGATTCAGCTGAATTGCTGGAGTCGATGGTGCAGATGGGGGTCGTCTTGCTGGATGACAAACAGCGAGCGGGATTCAACTCTCCAGAGGGCCGTAAGGCGTTTGCGTTTTGGACCGATTTATATCGAGAGGGGCTTCTCCCTAGAGAAGTGGTCAGCCAGGGGCAACGCCGGGCGATTGAGCTCTACCAAAGTGGAGAGCTCGCGCTGCTGGCCAGTGGGGCTGAATTTTTACGCAGCATCCAGACCAACGCCCCTGGCGTGGCGGCGGTGACCTCACCGCAACCGCCACTCACAGGAGGCGATGGCACCGCCAACGTGGCTTTGATGACGCTTGCGGTTCCTCGCCAGAGTCAGCGCGCGCAAGAGGCGTTGTCGTTTGCACTCGATCTCACCAACGGGCCGAACCAAGCGCGCTTTGCGCGCGAGGCCAGGGTGTTGCCCTCCTCCCTGGAGGCGCTCAGGCAGGTGCGTTCTGAGCTTGAAGCCGAGCGTCCTGCAACCCCTGAGTTGGCTCAAATTCGAGAGGCAAGGCTTCTCTCTGCCAAGACGCTGGAGCGGGCCCGGGTCCTGGTCCCTGCGACGCCCGGTGTCAAGCGTCTTCAGAGCATCGTGTACACCCAATTACAACGGGCGATGTTGGGTCAGATCAGCAGTGAGGAGGCAGTGCGTACGGCTGCTGAGCAGTGGAACCGTTACTCAGAGGCGCGATGGCCCTAA
- a CDS encoding single-stranded DNA-binding protein: protein MSVNSVTLVGRAGRDPEVRYFESGSMVANLTIAVNRRSRDDEPDWFNLEIWGKQAQVAADYVKKGSLLGIIGSFKLDRWTDRNSGEERSKPVVRVDRLELLGSKRDSEAGSGGFGGGSPSDEEVPF, encoded by the coding sequence ATGAGTGTCAATTCCGTAACGCTGGTCGGCCGGGCTGGCCGAGACCCTGAAGTTCGCTACTTCGAATCAGGAAGCATGGTGGCCAACCTGACCATTGCCGTGAATCGCCGCAGCCGCGACGACGAGCCGGATTGGTTCAACCTTGAGATCTGGGGAAAACAGGCCCAGGTTGCCGCTGATTACGTCAAAAAAGGATCACTCCTCGGCATCATCGGCAGCTTCAAATTGGATCGCTGGACAGATCGCAATAGCGGCGAAGAACGCAGCAAGCCTGTCGTTCGGGTTGATCGCCTCGAACTTCTGGGCTCCAAGCGCGACAGCGAAGCGGGTTCCGGCGGGTTTGGTGGAGGAAGCCCCAGCGACGAAGAGGTTCCTTTCTAA
- the mreC gene encoding rod shape-determining protein MreC: MGSSPWPQGTRSRSLKRIWPWLVLLGVLGMVRWSKGAGFVDAYAFLTRPFWPGSAQKQWIQSAQQQNDATRLQLLEVDNARLRGLLALDRQGANNAISAAVISRTPAGWWQQIVLGKGTLDGIQQGDAVIGPGGLIGRVQSATPATSLVRLLTAPGSRVGVWVPRTRQHALLVGMGTSRPELKFIDRDVKVRPGDLVSTSPASTLLPANLPVAVVQSLNSRAVPAPTALVQLIAPPDAIDWVQVSRR; the protein is encoded by the coding sequence ATGGGCTCCTCGCCGTGGCCGCAGGGAACGCGTTCCCGGAGCCTGAAACGAATCTGGCCTTGGCTCGTTCTTCTCGGCGTGCTGGGGATGGTGCGTTGGAGCAAGGGCGCAGGCTTTGTTGATGCCTATGCCTTTCTGACGCGTCCATTTTGGCCTGGTTCAGCTCAGAAACAGTGGATCCAGTCAGCGCAGCAGCAGAACGATGCCACGCGTTTGCAGCTGCTCGAGGTGGATAACGCCCGTTTAAGGGGGTTGCTTGCGCTGGATCGTCAAGGTGCCAACAACGCGATTTCAGCTGCTGTGATCTCCAGAACGCCTGCGGGATGGTGGCAACAGATCGTGCTGGGAAAGGGGACTCTGGATGGCATCCAACAAGGTGATGCAGTGATCGGTCCAGGTGGATTGATTGGCCGGGTTCAAAGTGCCACCCCTGCCACAAGCCTTGTGCGTTTGCTCACCGCCCCCGGGAGTCGAGTTGGGGTTTGGGTGCCACGGACCCGTCAACATGCCCTGCTGGTGGGCATGGGAACGTCCCGCCCCGAATTGAAATTCATCGATCGAGATGTGAAGGTGCGACCCGGCGATCTAGTGAGCACCTCCCCAGCCAGCACCCTGCTGCCTGCGAACCTTCCGGTGGCCGTGGTGCAGTCCTTGAACTCCAGGGCGGTGCCGGCTCCAACGGCTTTGGTTCAGTTGATTGCGCCTCCGGATGCGATCGATTGGGTCCAGGTGAGTAGGCGCTGA
- a CDS encoding sodium:solute symporter family protein has product MTTTLISALISLVVYLLALLWLGAQSLGGQTNSADSYFLADRRLRAGVLFFTLIATNFSAFFFLGFAGAGYRIGIAYYPMMAFGTGLAALSFGSLGCRVRRLSAQHGLITPSELIGHLLPGEGVRLLVLAVMVLFTLPYLALQPLGAGYLLESLTGGVVPFEVGAVLLTVVIVLYVVGGGMRAVARTDVLQGVLMFLLMLMAFVAVAMGVGGVQTANRTLLQQLPDLFSGAGRNDFFTPRMMASYLLLWPLCLPMFPQMLMRFFAAGDDRSLKQSMVLYPVVAGVLFICPVMIGMWGHLSFPDLVGRASDQIMPLMLGRYSPEWLTGIVMVGALAAFMSTLDSQLLALSSMLTRDLYKRYWRPQASLPEQVRVGQLVVIALAVSGLVIALRPPEAILSLATHAFSGLALLFPMLVGAVYGLRWSVIGAILSVIGGEAVLLGFATGVIPEVFQGGCLPLIPALLVACLILVVDQVISRWLSSCVQA; this is encoded by the coding sequence ATGACCACCACCCTGATTTCTGCGCTCATCTCACTTGTTGTCTACCTGTTGGCTTTGCTCTGGCTAGGTGCTCAGAGTCTTGGGGGACAAACCAACAGCGCCGACTCCTATTTTTTGGCCGATCGCCGCCTGCGTGCCGGTGTGCTGTTTTTCACACTGATTGCAACCAATTTCAGTGCTTTCTTCTTTCTTGGCTTTGCTGGCGCGGGATATCGAATCGGGATTGCCTATTACCCAATGATGGCTTTTGGAACAGGATTAGCCGCTCTCAGCTTCGGCAGCCTTGGCTGTCGGGTGCGGAGACTCAGCGCTCAACATGGCCTCATCACCCCTTCCGAATTGATCGGCCATCTCCTGCCTGGGGAAGGGGTGCGCTTATTGGTGCTTGCCGTCATGGTGCTGTTCACTCTTCCGTATTTGGCCCTGCAGCCTTTGGGTGCGGGGTATTTGCTGGAAAGTCTCACAGGAGGCGTCGTGCCTTTTGAAGTGGGAGCAGTCCTGCTCACGGTTGTGATTGTGCTCTATGTCGTTGGCGGCGGGATGCGAGCCGTGGCGCGCACCGATGTGCTTCAAGGAGTGCTGATGTTTTTGCTGATGCTCATGGCTTTTGTGGCTGTCGCCATGGGTGTTGGTGGCGTTCAAACTGCAAATCGCACGCTTTTGCAACAGCTTCCTGATCTCTTTAGCGGGGCTGGACGCAATGATTTTTTTACGCCTCGAATGATGGCGAGTTACTTGCTCCTTTGGCCGTTATGTCTTCCGATGTTTCCGCAGATGCTGATGCGTTTTTTCGCTGCTGGGGATGACCGCTCGCTGAAACAGTCGATGGTGCTTTACCCCGTCGTGGCGGGAGTGCTGTTTATTTGTCCCGTGATGATCGGGATGTGGGGTCATCTGTCCTTCCCCGATCTGGTGGGTCGCGCATCCGATCAGATCATGCCGTTGATGCTTGGGCGTTACAGCCCGGAGTGGCTCACAGGAATCGTGATGGTGGGGGCTTTGGCAGCGTTTATGTCCACTTTGGATTCGCAGTTGTTGGCCCTGTCTTCCATGCTGACCCGCGACTTATATAAAAGGTATTGGCGTCCGCAAGCGTCTTTGCCGGAGCAAGTGCGGGTCGGGCAGCTCGTGGTGATCGCACTTGCTGTCTCTGGTCTGGTCATTGCCCTTCGTCCGCCGGAGGCAATTTTGTCGCTGGCAACACACGCGTTTTCGGGTCTCGCATTGTTGTTCCCGATGCTGGTGGGGGCGGTTTATGGCCTGCGATGGTCCGTTATCGGCGCCATTTTGTCGGTTATCGGGGGAGAAGCCGTTCTGCTGGGGTTTGCCACGGGCGTGATTCCAGAGGTGTTCCAGGGGGGCTGTTTGCCTTTGATCCCAGCACTGTTGGTTGCGTGCTTGATTTTGGTTGTGGATCAGGTCATCTCTCGCTGGTTGTCGTCTTGCGTGCAGGCGTGA
- a CDS encoding rod shape-determining protein: MLFRRFQLSRDIGIDLGTANTLIYVSGKGIVLQEPSVVAIDLERGVPLAVGDEAKLMLGRTPGNIRAVRPLRDGVIADFDAAEQMLKSFIQKGNEGRGIVAPRLVVGIPSGVTGVERRAVREAGLAGAREVHLIDEPVAAAIGAGLPVTEPVGTMIVDIGGGTTEVAVLSLGGTVLSESVRVAGDEISDSIGVHLKKVHNLVVGERTAEDIKIRIGSAFPDNDFDQTVMDVRGLHLLSGLPRTIQLQAGDLREAIAEPLNVIVEAVKRTLERTPPELAADIVDRGIMLAGGGALVRGISDLISHETGIFTHVAEDPLLCVVNGCGQVLEDYKRLQRVLDTPEFVRSATSL, from the coding sequence GTGCTTTTTCGTCGATTTCAGCTTTCCCGTGACATCGGTATCGACCTCGGCACTGCCAATACGCTCATTTATGTCTCCGGCAAGGGGATTGTGTTGCAAGAGCCTTCAGTGGTGGCGATTGATCTCGAGCGGGGGGTGCCCCTGGCGGTTGGAGATGAAGCGAAGCTGATGTTGGGCCGTACGCCAGGGAACATTCGTGCGGTGCGGCCCCTGCGTGATGGCGTGATCGCTGATTTTGATGCTGCAGAGCAGATGCTCAAAAGCTTCATTCAAAAAGGCAACGAGGGCCGCGGAATCGTTGCCCCACGCTTGGTGGTGGGGATCCCCAGCGGTGTGACGGGTGTGGAGCGCCGCGCCGTACGTGAGGCAGGCCTGGCCGGTGCCAGAGAAGTGCATCTCATCGACGAGCCCGTGGCCGCGGCGATTGGTGCTGGTTTGCCGGTGACGGAGCCAGTCGGCACGATGATTGTGGATATTGGGGGTGGAACCACCGAAGTGGCGGTGCTCAGCCTCGGAGGCACCGTCCTGAGTGAATCGGTTCGAGTGGCCGGTGATGAAATCAGCGATTCGATCGGTGTCCATCTCAAAAAGGTTCACAACCTGGTGGTGGGCGAGCGCACCGCCGAAGACATCAAGATTCGAATCGGTTCCGCATTCCCAGACAACGACTTCGATCAGACGGTGATGGATGTGCGTGGCTTGCACCTCCTCTCTGGGTTGCCGCGCACGATTCAGCTCCAGGCGGGTGACCTTCGCGAGGCCATCGCTGAGCCCCTCAACGTGATTGTTGAGGCGGTGAAGCGCACACTCGAACGCACCCCTCCTGAGCTGGCAGCAGACATCGTTGATCGCGGAATCATGCTTGCTGGCGGTGGGGCCCTGGTGAGGGGGATTAGTGACCTGATCAGCCATGAAACGGGGATCTTCACCCACGTTGCGGAAGATCCGCTCCTCTGCGTGGTGAATGGCTGCGGTCAGGTGCTGGAGGATTACAAGCGCCTGCAGCGTGTGCTGGATACACCTGAATTCGTTCGTTCTGCTACGAGCCTCTAA
- a CDS encoding DedA family protein, with protein sequence MGLSELITQLPELIGQAVEANQWLGYGAIFAAMFLENLFPPIPSELIMPLGGFYVQQGQLQFIPVVLAGLIGTVLGALPWYGIGRLINEERIEQWLERHGRWIGISPEELARSRRWFSRYGTALVFWGRLVPGIRTLISVPAGIELMPMAPFLIWTTAGSLIWTLLLTIAGMVLGEGYSNVEVWIDPVSKVIKVGLVIAVLAGGIWLALRIWRRRQSAD encoded by the coding sequence ATGGGTCTGTCTGAACTGATTACTCAGCTGCCAGAGCTGATTGGACAGGCCGTTGAGGCGAATCAATGGTTGGGGTATGGCGCCATTTTTGCCGCCATGTTTCTGGAAAACTTGTTTCCGCCCATCCCCTCAGAACTGATCATGCCCTTGGGAGGGTTTTATGTGCAGCAAGGACAATTGCAATTCATCCCCGTTGTCCTTGCGGGTTTGATCGGAACGGTGCTGGGTGCGTTGCCTTGGTACGGCATCGGCCGCCTGATTAATGAAGAACGCATTGAGCAATGGCTGGAGCGCCATGGTCGCTGGATCGGCATCAGCCCTGAGGAGCTCGCGCGGAGCCGCCGCTGGTTCAGCCGTTATGGCACTGCTTTGGTGTTTTGGGGACGGTTGGTACCAGGCATTCGCACTCTGATTTCGGTTCCTGCTGGCATTGAATTGATGCCGATGGCTCCGTTTTTAATCTGGACCACGGCTGGCAGCTTGATCTGGACGCTGTTGCTCACCATCGCCGGGATGGTGCTTGGTGAGGGCTACAGCAACGTTGAGGTCTGGATCGACCCCGTCTCCAAAGTGATCAAGGTGGGCCTGGTCATTGCCGTTTTGGCTGGTGGGATTTGGCTTGCCCTCAGGATTTGGCGTCGCCGCCAGTCCGCCGATTAA
- the ahcY gene encoding adenosylhomocysteinase, with protein MVATAAATAELQVAKDYVIADIGLADFGRKELNIAETEMPGLMALRAKYGKDKPLKGARIAGSLHMTIQTAVLIETLVELGADVRWASCNIFSTQDHAAAAMAAGGIPVFAVKGETLEEYWDYTHSILEWGDGGTPNMILDDGGDATGLVMLGSKAEQDITVLDNPSNEEETFLFASIKKKLAKDSSFYSRIKAEIQGVTEETTTGVARLYKMQKNGELPFPAINVNDSVTKSKFDNLYGCRESLVDSIKRATDVMVAGKQALVVGYGDVGKGSAQSLRGLGATVCIAEVDPICALQAAMEGYRVVRLEDVVDQMDIFVTATGNYQVIRNEHLVKMKDEAIVCNIGHFDNEIDVASLKSYQWDNIKPQVDHITLPSGNKIILLAEGRLVNLGCATGHPSFVMSNSFTNQVLAQIELFTKGSEYGKEVYVLPKHLDEMVARLHLEKIGCKLTELSKDQADYINVPVEGPYKPDHYRY; from the coding sequence ATGGTGGCAACAGCCGCGGCAACGGCCGAACTTCAGGTCGCAAAGGACTACGTCATTGCAGATATCGGGTTAGCCGATTTTGGTCGCAAGGAACTCAATATTGCTGAGACCGAGATGCCCGGTCTCATGGCATTGCGTGCCAAATACGGCAAGGACAAGCCCTTGAAGGGGGCCCGGATTGCCGGCTCCCTTCACATGACGATTCAGACAGCTGTTCTGATCGAAACCCTGGTCGAGCTTGGTGCCGATGTGCGCTGGGCCTCCTGCAATATTTTCTCCACCCAAGACCACGCCGCAGCTGCGATGGCTGCTGGTGGCATTCCAGTCTTTGCCGTTAAGGGTGAAACCCTTGAGGAGTACTGGGATTACACCCACAGCATTCTCGAATGGGGCGATGGCGGAACGCCCAACATGATCCTGGACGACGGTGGAGATGCCACCGGTCTGGTGATGTTGGGTAGCAAGGCTGAGCAGGACATCACCGTGCTCGATAACCCTTCCAACGAAGAGGAGACCTTCCTGTTCGCTTCCATCAAGAAGAAGTTGGCCAAGGATTCCAGTTTCTACAGCCGCATCAAGGCTGAGATTCAGGGTGTGACCGAGGAGACCACCACGGGAGTGGCTCGTCTCTACAAGATGCAGAAGAACGGAGAGCTTCCTTTCCCTGCGATCAACGTCAACGATTCGGTCACGAAGAGCAAGTTCGACAACCTCTATGGCTGTCGTGAATCTCTGGTTGACAGCATCAAGCGCGCGACCGACGTGATGGTGGCTGGCAAGCAAGCCCTCGTGGTTGGTTACGGCGATGTGGGCAAGGGTTCTGCGCAGTCATTGCGTGGGCTTGGTGCCACCGTTTGCATTGCTGAAGTGGATCCCATTTGCGCACTGCAGGCTGCGATGGAGGGTTACCGGGTTGTCCGCCTCGAGGATGTGGTGGATCAGATGGACATCTTTGTGACCGCTACGGGCAACTACCAGGTGATCCGCAATGAGCACCTGGTCAAGATGAAGGACGAAGCGATCGTCTGCAACATCGGACATTTCGACAACGAGATCGATGTCGCTTCGTTGAAGTCTTACCAGTGGGACAACATCAAGCCTCAGGTGGACCACATCACCCTGCCAAGTGGCAACAAGATTATTCTTCTTGCCGAAGGCCGTCTCGTGAATCTGGGCTGCGCCACTGGTCACCCTAGTTTCGTGATGAGCAACTCATTTACCAATCAAGTGTTGGCTCAGATTGAGCTATTCACGAAGGGCAGTGAGTACGGCAAAGAGGTGTATGTGTTGCCTAAGCACCTTGATGAGATGGTGGCTCGCCTTCATCTTGAGAAGATCGGATGCAAGCTTACTGAGTTGAGCAAAGATCAAGCCGATTACATTAACGTTCCTGTGGAAGGTCCCTATAAGCCTGATCACTATCGTTATTGA
- the tsaE gene encoding tRNA (adenosine(37)-N6)-threonylcarbamoyltransferase complex ATPase subunit type 1 TsaE — MNDKYFGDAEASGSLIRQSTDETRILDDLEATKGLGRMLAARLKPNDILLLQGPLGAGKTSLVQGLADALGIQEPITSPTFALAQHYPEGTPPLIHLDLYRLEQAFAANDLFLQEEEEASAMGALLVVEWPERLSLALPDAWFLALDYAPGGGRTISLQCPKVTPARKTTTSER; from the coding sequence GTGAACGATAAATACTTCGGAGACGCCGAGGCTTCGGGCTCCCTTATTCGCCAATCTACAGATGAGACAAGGATCCTTGACGATCTCGAGGCCACAAAAGGCCTTGGCCGGATGCTGGCAGCGCGCCTCAAGCCAAACGACATCCTGCTCCTACAGGGACCACTCGGTGCAGGCAAAACCTCTCTGGTGCAGGGGCTTGCCGATGCTCTAGGAATCCAGGAACCGATCACCAGCCCAACCTTTGCACTGGCTCAGCACTACCCCGAAGGCACCCCACCACTGATCCATCTCGACCTCTACCGCCTCGAGCAAGCCTTCGCAGCCAACGACCTCTTCCTTCAAGAAGAAGAAGAAGCCTCTGCGATGGGAGCCCTACTCGTGGTGGAGTGGCCTGAAAGGCTCAGCCTTGCTCTCCCTGACGCCTGGTTTTTAGCTCTCGATTACGCCCCTGGCGGGGGACGCACCATCTCGCTGCAATGCCCGAAAGTCACGCCTGCACGCAAGACGACAACCAGCGAGAGATGA
- the rpaB gene encoding response regulator transcription factor RpaB — protein MPTDGPSAKGTILVVDDEPAVRRVLLMRLQLAGYDVVSAEDGEEALEMFHSESPDLVVLDVMLPKMDGFAVCRRLRAESCVPIIFLSALESISERVAGLDLGADDYLPKPFSPKELEARISTILRRVGSGSATVEPREIPSGQGVMRVGDLVVDTNRRQVNRGTERIALTYTEFSLLELLFRDPGHVVPRAEILEQLWGYPPRRAADLRVVDVYVARLRGKLEPDPRNPELILTVRGIGYASQRMGEPAGAPAAV, from the coding sequence ATGCCCACAGATGGGCCTTCTGCAAAAGGAACCATTCTTGTGGTGGACGACGAACCCGCAGTGAGACGGGTTTTGTTGATGCGTCTGCAATTGGCTGGTTACGACGTCGTCTCCGCTGAGGATGGTGAGGAGGCGTTGGAAATGTTTCACAGTGAATCGCCGGATCTCGTCGTTCTCGACGTGATGCTTCCCAAGATGGATGGCTTTGCGGTCTGCAGGCGTTTACGCGCTGAGTCGTGCGTCCCGATTATTTTTCTCTCGGCCTTGGAGTCCATCTCCGAACGCGTGGCTGGCCTTGACCTTGGAGCGGACGATTATCTTCCAAAGCCCTTTAGCCCAAAGGAACTTGAAGCCCGCATCTCCACGATCCTGAGACGGGTGGGGTCTGGTTCTGCCACCGTTGAGCCCCGCGAGATTCCCAGTGGCCAAGGCGTGATGCGTGTTGGAGATTTAGTGGTCGACACCAATCGCCGTCAGGTGAACCGGGGAACCGAACGCATTGCTCTGACTTACACAGAATTCAGCCTTCTTGAATTGCTCTTCCGCGACCCAGGTCATGTGGTCCCTAGGGCCGAAATCCTTGAGCAGCTTTGGGGCTATCCGCCCCGACGTGCGGCTGATCTGAGGGTTGTTGACGTGTATGTGGCACGCCTGCGAGGCAAGCTCGAGCCCGACCCGCGCAATCCTGAACTGATCCTGACGGTGAGAGGGATCGGCTACGCGTCCCAACGCATGGGTGAACCTGCAGGAGCACCTGCAGCAGTTTGA